From the genome of Psychroserpens ponticola, one region includes:
- a CDS encoding response regulator transcription factor, which produces MKKKDIKILLVDDEPDILEIVGYNLSTEGYQIITAENGFKAVKMAKKEKPQLIILDVMMPEMDGIEACEQIRKVPDLSNTIITFLTARGEDYSQMAGFDAGADDYITKPIKPKVLVSKVKALLRRLKEEEASEDIIKIGNLIINREEYKISLKGKEIILPRKEFELLSLLATKPGKVFKREEILDKVWGNEVIVGGRTIDVHIRKLREKIGDKSFKTVKGVGYKFVD; this is translated from the coding sequence ATGAAAAAAAAAGATATTAAAATTTTATTAGTTGATGACGAACCAGATATTTTAGAGATTGTTGGTTACAATTTATCTACAGAAGGCTATCAGATAATTACTGCTGAAAACGGTTTCAAAGCGGTTAAAATGGCAAAAAAAGAAAAGCCTCAGTTAATTATTTTGGATGTGATGATGCCAGAAATGGATGGCATTGAAGCATGTGAACAAATTAGAAAAGTTCCAGATTTGAGCAATACGATCATTACATTTCTAACGGCTAGAGGTGAAGACTATTCTCAAATGGCAGGATTTGACGCAGGAGCTGATGATTACATTACAAAACCAATTAAGCCTAAAGTTTTGGTTAGTAAAGTTAAAGCGTTATTAAGACGACTTAAAGAAGAAGAAGCTTCAGAAGACATTATTAAAATTGGTAATTTAATTATTAATAGAGAAGAATATAAAATATCTCTTAAAGGCAAAGAAATCATTTTACCTCGAAAAGAATTCGAATTGTTATCTTTGTTAGCAACAAAACCAGGTAAGGTCTTTAAACGTGAAGAAATCTTAGATAAAGTTTGGGGTAATGAAGTTATTGTTGGTGGAAGAACTATTGATGTTCATATTAGAAAACTTCGTGAAAAAATTGGAGACAAAAGCTTTAAAACTGTTAAAGGTGTTGGTTATAAGTTTGTAGATTGA
- a CDS encoding T9SS type A sorting domain-containing protein: MKNYLFIFLVFSIMSMPHIGHAQFIDTTKTSSTTIEELMIFPNPVIDGILNISSKHNLPKTIEIYDVLGKRIMAASILGKTFNISRLSPGVYILKIKENAISATRKLVVK; this comes from the coding sequence ATGAAAAATTACCTGTTTATTTTTTTAGTTTTCAGTATCATGAGCATGCCACATATAGGTCATGCTCAATTTATAGATACTACCAAAACCTCATCAACTACTATTGAAGAATTAATGATTTTTCCAAATCCAGTAATTGATGGTATCCTTAATATTTCTTCAAAACACAATTTACCCAAAACTATAGAAATTTACGATGTTTTGGGCAAGAGAATAATGGCAGCTTCAATCTTAGGAAAGACATTTAACATTTCAAGATTGTCTCCAGGAGTTTACATTCTCAAAATAAAAGAGAACGCAATATCTGCGACTAGAAAACTGGTTGTAAAGTGA